Proteins encoded by one window of Haematobia irritans isolate KBUSLIRL chromosome 2, ASM5000362v1, whole genome shotgun sequence:
- the LOC142227037 gene encoding uncharacterized protein LOC142227037 isoform X2, whose amino-acid sequence MLWMQSYFFCCSVRLGALITSTIAFLSSSIACIYFFVMGLDALNPILKLFNDDDHFRNHFLVKKFTKMVDGDSEKLLGLFQIYFFSHIASGVIAFYGSLKIKKYYLIPLAIFELFRVIYCLISHILIMTVCKNKLNLGILITATLGGGFVICYNWATIVALYQIINLINSERYKSVYGDDPFHPLIPKTYNPMVIENVRVLITPVSNDIDEQKQRNAQKGFLGNNNVIQPIISVLPANYGQNDETKITGRRSWMKSKWATPSHNPLIQPVGPTNSNRNFNIHDSNYSVDYNNWQWSELAPGVSSRNKRNIYGYDWKY is encoded by the exons cTTTCCTCTTCAATTGCTTGCATTTACTTCTTTGTGATGGGTTTGGATGCCCTAAATCcgattttaaaattattcaatGATGACGATCATTTTCGTAATCATTTTctggtaaaaaaatttaccaaaatggtTGATGGtg ATTCCGAAAAACTATTGggattatttcaaatttattttttctcacacataGCCAGTGGTGTGATTGCCTTCTATGGATCATTAAAG ATCAAAAAATATTATCTCATTCCATTGGCGATTTTTGAATTATTCCGAGTTATCTACTGTTTGATCAGTCACATTTTGATTATGACCGTTTGTAAAAATAAGCTTAACTTGGGAATATTGATAACAGCGACTTTAGGAGGCGGTTTTGTTATAT GCTATAATTGGGCCACAATTGTGGCTTTGTATcaaattattaatttgattaattccGAACGTTATAAGTCTGTATATGGTGACGATCCTTTTCATCCACTCATACCGAAAACTTATAATCCTAtggttattgaaaatgttcgggTCCTTATAACACCCGTAAGCAATGATATCGATGAACAAAAGCAAAGAAATGCCCAAAAAGGTTTTCTGGGTAATAACAATGTCATACAACCAATTATTTCGGTATTACCAGCAAATTATGGTCAAAACGATGAGACAAAAATAACTGGAAGGAGAAGTTGGATGAAATCTAAATGGGCCACACCATCTCATAATCCTTTAATCCAGCCAGTGGGGCCAACAAATTCGAATAGAAATTTCAATATACATGATAGCAATTATTCGGTGGACTACAATAATTGGCAATGGTCAGAGTTGGCACCTGGCGTTTCGTCGCgtaacaaaagaaatatttatggCTACGATTGGAAATACTAA
- the LOC142223569 gene encoding beta-1,4-glucuronyltransferase 1-like, whose translation MAFGSSVIGRRFISSYGRFLGILSVVTLTVIILWQIFPLSNEQIPMKIKISVLNYKNRVQLSDTRSYEIPLETSLKLKSILGCQDRELDKMELLSQSDCWVLKNLIRGRRSINMGCAESITLTTVGDIWYMKNLEILMTRWLGPISIALFAPGDDFVRTMDSIQYMRHCLPSSELIRDYVTFHIYFPTEDLPLDPMPLDEEEALKWPHDCSTMFAPYEDIKRARFYRYQRNLTLPINVGRNVARSSVNTHFILATDIELYPSLKLIPQFLQMISDDEDNFIVESNRRRVFALPVFDLDRNALIPDNKEELMRLYDMKLAMPMHANSCSYCSLIPHQERWLALNNNGNKMEILDVTQRYNNMPFWEPFYISDNTEPEYDERLSWDSQSDKRMHNYAMCLLDYEYDILHPAFLTHSPGLKKFDLEGDRMSYVEEIVPSLLAEYAEKYGINEICIV comes from the exons ATGGCTTTTGGAAGTTCAGTTATAGGACGACGTTTTATTTCATCATATGGACGATTTTTAGGAATTTTATCAGTCGTAACTTTAACCGTGATAATATTATGGCAAATATTTCCTTTGAGTAATGAGCAGATAcccatgaaaataaaaatttcggtcTTAAATTACAAAAACAGAGTGCAGTTAAGTGATACTAGATCGTATGAAATTCCATTGGAGACAtctctaaaattaaaatctatacTTGGATGTCAAGACAGAGAGTTGGATAAAATGGAATTATTATCCCAAAGCGATTGTTGGGTATTGAAAAATCTAATACGTGGTCGTCGTAGTATTAATATGGGTTGTGCTGAATCTATAACATTGACAACAGTTGGAGATATAtggtatatgaaaaatttggaaatattaatgACGCG TTGGCTGGGACCCATCAGCATTGCCCTCTTCGCTCCGGGAGATGATTTCGTAAGGACCATGGATAGCATACAGTATATGAGACATTGTCTACCATCTAGTGAACTTATACGTGACTATGTGACATTTCACATCTATTTCCCCACCGAAGATTTACCTTTGGATCCCATGCCTCTCGATGAAGAAGAGGCTCTGAAATGGCCACATGATTGTTCGACCATGTTTGCTCCCTATGAAGATATAAAACGAGCTCGTTTCTATCGCTATCAACGAAATCTAACATTACCCATAAATGTAGGACGTAATGTGGCCCGCTCTAGTGTCAATACCCATTTCATATTGGCCACCGATATAGAGCTATATCCCAGTTTGAAACTTATACCACAATTTCTACAAATGATTAGTGATGATGAGGATAATTTCATCGTGGAAAGCAATAGAAGACGAGTATTTGCCCTGCCCGTATTTGATCTGGATCGAAATGCTTTGATCCCCGATaataaggaagaattaatgagatTATATGATATGAAATTGGCCATGCCCATGCACGCGAATAGCTGTAGCTATTGTAGTCTTATACCTCATCAGGAGAGATGGTTGGCTCTCAACAACAATGGcaataaaatggaaatattgGATGTGACGCAACGTTACAATAATATGCCATTCTGGGAACCCTTTTATATCAGTGATAACACTGAGCCCGAATATGATGAACGCCTATCATGGGATTCCCAATCGGATAAGCGTATGCATAATTATGCCATGTGTTTGTTGGACTATGAGTATGATATTTTGCATCCGGCATTTTTAACCCATTCTCCTGGTTTGAAAAAATTCGATTTGGAAGGCGATAGAATGTCCTATGTAGAGGAAATAGTACCCTCGTTATTAGCTGAATATGCCGAGAAATATGgaataaatgagatttgtatagTGTAA
- the LOC142227037 gene encoding uncharacterized protein LOC142227037 isoform X1, whose protein sequence is MLWMQSYFFCCSVRLGALITSTIAFLSSSIACIYFFVMGLDALNPILKLFNDDDHFRNHFLVKKFTKMVDGDSEKLLGLFQIYFFSHIASGVIAFYGSLKIKKYYLIPLAIFELFRVIYCLISHILIMTVCKNKLNLGILITATLGGGFVILYLGYNWATIVALYQIINLINSERYKSVYGDDPFHPLIPKTYNPMVIENVRVLITPVSNDIDEQKQRNAQKGFLGNNNVIQPIISVLPANYGQNDETKITGRRSWMKSKWATPSHNPLIQPVGPTNSNRNFNIHDSNYSVDYNNWQWSELAPGVSSRNKRNIYGYDWKY, encoded by the exons cTTTCCTCTTCAATTGCTTGCATTTACTTCTTTGTGATGGGTTTGGATGCCCTAAATCcgattttaaaattattcaatGATGACGATCATTTTCGTAATCATTTTctggtaaaaaaatttaccaaaatggtTGATGGtg ATTCCGAAAAACTATTGggattatttcaaatttattttttctcacacataGCCAGTGGTGTGATTGCCTTCTATGGATCATTAAAG ATCAAAAAATATTATCTCATTCCATTGGCGATTTTTGAATTATTCCGAGTTATCTACTGTTTGATCAGTCACATTTTGATTATGACCGTTTGTAAAAATAAGCTTAACTTGGGAATATTGATAACAGCGACTTTAGGAGGCGGTTTTGTTATAT TATATCTAGGCTATAATTGGGCCACAATTGTGGCTTTGTATcaaattattaatttgattaattccGAACGTTATAAGTCTGTATATGGTGACGATCCTTTTCATCCACTCATACCGAAAACTTATAATCCTAtggttattgaaaatgttcgggTCCTTATAACACCCGTAAGCAATGATATCGATGAACAAAAGCAAAGAAATGCCCAAAAAGGTTTTCTGGGTAATAACAATGTCATACAACCAATTATTTCGGTATTACCAGCAAATTATGGTCAAAACGATGAGACAAAAATAACTGGAAGGAGAAGTTGGATGAAATCTAAATGGGCCACACCATCTCATAATCCTTTAATCCAGCCAGTGGGGCCAACAAATTCGAATAGAAATTTCAATATACATGATAGCAATTATTCGGTGGACTACAATAATTGGCAATGGTCAGAGTTGGCACCTGGCGTTTCGTCGCgtaacaaaagaaatatttatggCTACGATTGGAAATACTAA